Proteins from one Desulfonema limicola genomic window:
- a CDS encoding cohesin domain-containing protein: protein MNQRIKKLWLVQGFLAVVMISLLCKPVEAATLFFQPSDAVTKVGELFEVDIIISGLENDDLSAFDFYVNFDDTILDFNSYTLGDGLGDIDAGDSEDWSLGDLENGLINLSSFSWLWDFSFQADSFSLATLNFTAASLGISGLSFSDIMLSDDWGDDLEASFYNSSVEVMNPVPEPATFMLLGIGLFLMGKNGKRKINLA, encoded by the coding sequence ATGAATCAAAGAATTAAAAAATTGTGGCTGGTACAAGGCTTTTTGGCAGTTGTTATGATCTCACTTCTATGTAAACCTGTGGAAGCGGCAACATTATTTTTTCAACCCTCAGATGCAGTTACAAAAGTCGGTGAATTATTTGAAGTTGATATTATCATATCAGGTTTGGAAAATGATGATCTGTCTGCATTTGATTTCTATGTTAATTTCGATGATACAATTCTGGATTTTAATTCATACACTTTAGGAGACGGTCTGGGAGATATTGATGCCGGTGATTCGGAAGACTGGAGCCTGGGAGATCTGGAAAACGGACTTATAAATCTATCTTCTTTCTCTTGGCTGTGGGATTTTTCTTTCCAAGCTGATTCCTTCAGCCTGGCAACCTTGAACTTTACTGCTGCAAGCCTGGGAATAAGCGGACTTTCATTTTCAGATATTATGCTCAGTGATGATTGGGGTGATGATCTTGAAGCTTCTTTCTATAACAGTTCTGTTGAAGTAATGAACCCGGTTCCCGAACCTGCTACATTTATGCTGCTTGGAATCGGACTTTTTCTCATGGGAAAAAACGGCAAACGAAAAATTAACCTCGCATAG